The following are encoded together in the Peromyscus leucopus breed LL Stock chromosome 1, UCI_PerLeu_2.1, whole genome shotgun sequence genome:
- the LOC114683834 gene encoding olfactory receptor 52K1-like yields MTMILSNNSHLLLHTFFLAGIPGLTAAHIWISLPFCFMFVLSLTGNAILLSLIWTEHRLHQPMFLFLAMLSFVDLVLSLSTLPKMLAIFWFSATAISSYACLSQMFVIHAFSAMESGVLVAMALDRFVAICNPLHYATILTPEVVAKIGGLVALRGVGLTIFFPSLAHRLSYCGSHTIAYTYCEHMAVVKLACGATTVDSLYALAVAILLGVGDVAFIAYSYGQIVKTVMHFPSPEARGKAGSTCTAHVCVILFFYGPGFLSVVMQRFGPSTASAAKVILANLYLLFPPALDPIVYGVKTKQIRECLFTIIRSKKIEPT; encoded by the coding sequence ATGACCATGATTCTTTCCAATAATTCTCACCTCCTTCTACATACTTTCTTCTTGGCTGGCATCCCAGGGCTGACTGCTGCCCACATTTGGATATCCCTTcctttctgcttcatgtttgTCCTGTCACTAACTGGGAATGCAATCCTGCTTTCTCTCATCTGGACAGAACACAGGCTTCACCAGCCCATGTTTCTGTTTCTTGCTATGCTCTCTTTTGTTGACctggttctctccctctccactcttCCCAAGATGCTGGCTATTTTCTGGTTTAGTGCTACAGCCATCAGCTCCTATGCCTGTCTGTCCCAAATGTTTGTCATTCATGCATTCTCTGCCATGGAGTCAGGGGTGCTGGTGGCCATGGCCTTGGATCGCTTTGTGGCTATCTGCAACCCACTGCATTATGCAACCATCCTTACTCCTGAAGTTGTCGCCAAGATTGGAGGGCTGGTGGCACTGAGAGGTGTGGGTTTAACCATCTTCTTTCCAAGCCTGGCCCATCGACTGTCTTACTGTGGTTCACACACAATTGCTTATACCTACTGCGAGCACATGGCAGTGGTGAAGCTGGCCTGTGGGGCCACAACCGTGGACAGTCTCTATGCCTTGGCTGTGGCAATCTTACTTGGTGTGGGGGATGTGGCCTTTATTGCCTACTCTTATGGACAGATTGTCAAGACTGTGATGCATTTTCCTTCACCTGAGGCACGCGGCAAAGCAGGAAGCACATGCACAGCCCATGTCTGTGTCATCCTCTTCTTCTATGgaccaggctttctttctgtggtCATGCAGCGCTTTGGGCCATCCACAGCCTCTGCTgccaaggtcatccttgccaACCTCTACTTGCTCTTCCCCCCTGCATTGGACCCCATTGTATATGGGGTTAAGACCAAGCAGATCCGAGAGTGTCTGTTCACAATTATACGCTCCAAGAAGATTGAACCCACTTGA